The Streptomyces sp. NBC_00236 DNA window CCCGCACCCCACGCCCCATACGGTGACCCGCACTCGTACAGACGTCCGGCAGCCGAGGGGGAACGGGCCGTGGAGTGGTTCAGCGCCGAGAACATCGTGGCCGTGCTCACCGCAGTGCTGGGCGTCCTCGCCTCCGTGGGCGTGCTCTGGTACGAACGGCGCGTACCCCGCCGCAAACGCATCGGCTACCGCGTCCAGATGGACACGCCGATCGGCAGCGACGTCAGCCAGGCCCGGGCCAACGTACGGCTCGGTCTGTTCGACGAGACCCCGGACATGGCCGACGCCACCCTCGTCCTGCTCCGCATCGAGAACGACGGCTCGCAGTCCGTCGACCGCGGCGACTACACCGGCCCGGACGGACAACTTCACGGACTCGTCGTCGAGTTCACCGACCGGCACGTACGCGGCATCGCCGTCACCCACTCCCCGGGCGCCGACCACCTCATGGACCACTTCACCCCGTCCGAGGGCCTCCGCGGCAGCGGGTCCCTGATCCGGCTGCCCCGCGTCCCGCTCAACCGGGGCGAACACTTCAAACTCCTGGTCCTGCTCACCGGTTCGCGCGTGGGCAGCCCCGTCCGCATCACCGGGGGCATCCGGGACGGCGAGGTACGTCCGAACACCGCCGCCCGCCCGGACGAGAAGCCCCCGCTGTTCGGCCGGGCCGCCCGGTTCATCACCGTGGCCCTGACCGTCTGCGTCGTCACGCTGGCCTCCATCATCCTGGTGCGGGACGACACCCCGCCCCCGATCGGCTGCGCCCGCGGCGAACTGACCGTGACCGGCTCCACCGCCTTCGAGCCCGTCCTGGACGAACTGGCGGAGAAGTACGGCAAGGCGTGCGACGGGGCCACCGTCACGGTGGACCCGCACGGCAGCACCGCCGGGATACGAGAACTGGCCGAACGGGGCGCCGCGGCCGGGAAGTCCGGCTCGCCCGCCCTCGTGGCCCTCTCCGACGGCCCGAAGCCGAGCGGTTTCCCGCAACTGCGCGAGAACCGCGTCGCCGTCTCGCTCTTCCGGCTGGTCGTCAACGACAAGGTCCCGCTGAAGAACCTCAGCCGTGACGCGATCCGCGGCGTCTACCGCGGCGACATCCGCAACTGGAAGCAGCTCGGCGGCCCCGACCTGCCCGTCCTGCTGGTGAGCCGGGACGCCAACTCCGGTACCCGCGAGGTCTTCCAGCGCCGCGTCCTGGGCCGCAACGAACCCGCCCAGTCCTCCCGCGACTGCACCACGAAGGACGACCCCGAGGCCCTCGTCATCCGCTGCGAACTCGACTCCACGGACCAGGTCCTGGCCGAGGTCGGCCGGCTCGACGGCGCGATCGGCTACAGCGAACTGCGTACGGGCACCAAACCGGCCGGGGCGCACCAGATCGCCATCGACGGCGCCGCCCCGTCCGTCGACACGATCGGCACCAGCACCTACCCGTACCGGGAGATCGAGTACGCGTACACCTACGGCAGCCCGCCCGCCGACTCGCTGGCCTCCAGCTTCCTCTCCTACCTCAGCCGGGGCAGCGGCCAGGACGTCATCCGTACCCACGGCCATCTGCCGTGCGCGACTCCGGAGGGGCTGCGGATCTGCGGCGAGGACTGAGGGCGGACATGCGGGAGGGCCGGGGCGATGGTGCCGCCCCGGCCCTCCTCCGCTCCCGTATGCCTACAGGAACGAGTTGATCTCGATGGTCTCGGTGCGGCCGGGGCCGACACCGATCGCGGAGATCGGGGCGCCGGACATGTCCTCCAGCGCCTTCACGTACGCCTGGGCGTTCTTCGGCAGGTCGCCGAAGGTCTTCGCCTTGGTGATGTCCTCGGACCAGCCCGGCAGCATCTCGTAGATCGGCTTCGCGTGGTGGAAGTCGGTCTGGTTGTACGGGAGTTCCTCGACGCGCTTGCCGTCGATCTCGTACGCCACGCACACCGGGATCTGCTCCCAGCCGGTCAGCACGTCCAGCTTGGTGAGGAAGAAGTCGGTCAGGCCGTTGACCCGGGTCGCGTACCGCGCGATCGGGGCGTCGAACCAGCCGCAGCGGCGGTCACGGCCGGTGGTGACACCGCGCTCGCCACCGATCCGGCGCAGCGCCTCGCCGTCCTCGTCGAGCAGCTCGGTCGGGAACGGTCCGGCGCCGACACGCGTCGTATAGGCCTTGAGGATGCCGATGACCCGGCTGATCTTCGTCGGGCCCACGCCGGAACCGGTGCAGGCGCCGCCCGCGGTCGGGTTCGACGAGGTGACGAAGGGGTACGTGCCGTGGTCGACGTCGAGCAGCGTGCCCTGACCGCCCTCGAAGAGGACGACCTTGCCCTCGTCGATGGCGTTGTTCAGGATCAGCGTCGTGTCGGCGACGTAGGGCCTGATCTGCTCCGCGTACTGGAGCATGTCCTCGACGACCTTGCCGGCCTCGATGGCGCGCCGGTTGAAGACCTTGGCCAGAAGCTGGTTCTTCTGCTCCAGGGCCGCCTCGACCTTCTGCTCCAGGATCGACTCGTCGTAGAGGTCCTGGACACGGATGCCGACCCGGTTGATCTTGTCCGCGTACGTCGGGCCGATGCCGCGCCCGGTCGTACCGATCTTGCGCTTGCCGAGGAACCGTTCCGTCACCTTGTCGACGGTGACGTTGTACGGGGTGATCAAATGAGCGTTGCCGCTGATCAGCAGCTTGGACGTGTCCACGCCGCGGTCGTTCAGCCCACTCAGCTCGGAGAGCAGGACCGCAGGGTCGACGACGACACCGTTACCGATGACCGGGGTACATCCCGGTGAAAGGATTCCGGAGGGGAGGAGATGAAGTGCGTACTTCTGGTCACCGACGACCACCGTGTGGCCGGCATTGTTGCCGCCTTGGTAGCGCACCACATAGTCCACGGATCCACCGAGGAGGTCGGTGGCCTTTCCCTTGCCCTCGTCACCCCACTGAGCACCGAGCAGCACAAGTGCGGGCACAGGCGTACACCCCTTCCGGGCGGGGCATGTCCAAGGTCAGGGGGCGTACGTAAACGCCGTACATGCCGTACGACTTTGTACGACAAGGCCTGAACCGTCGAACCGGGTGCCCCGGAATAGACGAAGCCCCTGGCGCAATAGCGCAAGGGGCTCTTGCACAAAGATGCTACCCGAGGAAGGACCGAGGTGTCGGCTGCCCAGCCCCCCGGTAACGGTGCGCCCCATCTGCTGGTGGTGATCGATCCGGTCGCCCGCCGCACGGACGGTGAGTCCGTCCGGATCGCAAAAGACGTGCTGAGCGCCGGTTCGCACGCCAAGATCTGCCTCCCGGACGGGCCCGAGGAGTTCGCCCGGGCCCTGGCGCGGCGAGGTACCCGCAGGCCGGTGGTGATCGGCGACGACCGGGCGCTGCGGCGTGCGGTGGCCCTCCTCCACCGGGAGCGAGAACCGGCCATGAGCGCCCTCGCCCTCATCCCCGTCGGGGCCGCGGCGGCGCTGGAACTCGCGCACTCGCTCGGCGTGCCGATGGGCGCGGTGGCGGCGGCGCGCACCGCACTGGACGGCGCGGTGCGCCGGCTGGACCTGCTGGTCGACGACAGCGACGGAGTCGTCCTCGACGCCCTGCGGATCCCGGCCCTGACCGGCGCACCGGGCACACGGCCGGACCGTACGGGCGTCACCGCGGTCTGGGACACCTGCCGCTCCCTGGTCCGCACCCTGGTGCGCCCCGCCCCCTCGGCCCCGCCCGGCCCACCGGCCACGCACCGGCTGCGCGTCGAGGCGGACGGCGTCGTGCTGAACGATCTGGGCCGCCCGGTCGAGTCGGTGACGCTGACCTCGGGCTGCGGCGACGGAATGGCCGAGGTCACGATCCACGCGCCGGGCGGCGACCCGATGACCACGGGGGCCAAGGCCGTCACGGTCTCCGGCGCGGACTTCCGCTACCGGGCGGACATACAGGTGGCCGGGCCGGTGCGGACCCGGACGTGGACGATACGGGCGGGGGCCTGGGGGCTGATGCTGCCGGTGGCGGAGGGATAACCTCCGCTCGTGGGGCGGAGCCGGGGTGGTTCCGGTTGGGTCCGGTTGGGTCCGGTTGCTTCGAAGGGGTGGGGTGGGTCGTGTCGGACGGTTCGGGTGAGGGTGGCAGACCCGCGGCGGACACGGGGGCGGTGATGTCCGGGCCCGTTCGCACGGCTCCGGTGGCGCTCGATCTCGCCGGTACCGCCGGCGGGCTGACGCGGTACCGGGCAACGGCCCGGCTCTGGTGCGTGGCCGGCGCCGCGGGGGTGATCCCGGCGTTGCTTCTCGCGGTGTTCGCCGACGGGTTCGGAGGGTCCTTCGTGGCGCCGCTCGCCGTGTTCGGTGCGCTGTCGCTGCTGATGGGGGCCGTCGTGCCGCTCCAGGCCCGCCGCATGCGCCGGGTGCTCGCCGCCGGACCTTGGACAGCCCACACCTCGGTCGTCGTGCAGCCTGCCGCGCGCGGCGCCGCGGTGGTGCTGAGGGGCCCCGGCCCGCACGAGCTGCTGCCGCTGACGCCGTGGACCACGCAGTGGCGCCTGGACCTGCTGAACCGGTCCGACGGGGTGCTGTGGTGGTGCGGCGATCCCCGCACCGGGGGCGTGCTGGCACCGCCGGGCGGCACGGAACTGATCCGGGCCAAGCCCGTCCGGGGCCGCCGGGCCCGCTCACTCGTGGCCCGCCCGCAGGTGAAGGGCCTGCTGACCCGGCCTGCCCCGCCGCAGCCGCAGCCCGCTCCGCCGGAGGAGAGCGGCCTCCCCGTCGATGCGGGGCCGGCCGTGGGTGCGGAGCCGGCCGTCGATACGGGATCGGCCGTGGATACGGGATCGGCCGTGGAGACGAAGCGGCGGCGGCCCTGGTGGCGGGGGACATTCCGCTGGCTGCTGCTCGTGGGCCTCCTCATGACGGCGCTCGCCACCAGCTGGTCCGTGGCCGCCGACGACGACCCGCAGGTCGATCTGACGTGGATCAGTGAACGCTCCGACGGCGGCTGCGACGTCCGGTGGACCGATCCCTTCGACGGGCGGACCCGCACCGGCGCGTTCCCGTGCCACGGGTACACGGGCAGGCCAGGGGACTGGGACACCGGTTTCGTCGTCTCGTACGGGCCGTTCGAGGGCGATCTGTACGACGCGGAACTGCGCGGTACGGCGGCCTACTCCACGACCGACGGGGTGGGGCTGGGCGGACTGGCGCTCGCCGTCATCGGCCTCGTGGGCGGAACGATTCGGGTCGTACGGGCCCGGCGGCTGCGCACTCAGGCCCTGCCCCTGCAGGGGTACACGATCGCCGGGCAGGGCCAGGGGCGGGCGCAGGCGCAGGCGCCCGGCACGGGCCCGGAGGACACCGGCGCCGCCTCACCGCCGCCCGCGCCGCTCTCCTACGCGGCGTTCGCCGTCGAGGCCGCATCGCAGGCCCGGCTGCGGGGGGCGGCCCCGGTCGCTCCCGCCGCGACAGGCCCGGCGCAGCCGGGTGAGCGGCTGGTCTGGTGGCGGGTGCCCGCACTGCGGCGCATCGCCGGCACCTCGGAGGCGCTGTGGCCACTGGCATACGCGGGCGGTGTCGCCGTACTGCTCCTGACCGGCAGCGGCTCGGTCTCGAACGGGCTCAAGGCGGTACCGACTCTGATCGGCCTCTTCGGGCTCTTCGCGGCCTGGCGGGCGGTCGCCTCGGGCATCCCTCGCGCTCGCCTGCTGGCCGCCGCCGCGACCGCGCCCGCGCCTCGG harbors:
- a CDS encoding substrate-binding domain-containing protein translates to MEWFSAENIVAVLTAVLGVLASVGVLWYERRVPRRKRIGYRVQMDTPIGSDVSQARANVRLGLFDETPDMADATLVLLRIENDGSQSVDRGDYTGPDGQLHGLVVEFTDRHVRGIAVTHSPGADHLMDHFTPSEGLRGSGSLIRLPRVPLNRGEHFKLLVLLTGSRVGSPVRITGGIRDGEVRPNTAARPDEKPPLFGRAARFITVALTVCVVTLASIILVRDDTPPPIGCARGELTVTGSTAFEPVLDELAEKYGKACDGATVTVDPHGSTAGIRELAERGAAAGKSGSPALVALSDGPKPSGFPQLRENRVAVSLFRLVVNDKVPLKNLSRDAIRGVYRGDIRNWKQLGGPDLPVLLVSRDANSGTREVFQRRVLGRNEPAQSSRDCTTKDDPEALVIRCELDSTDQVLAEVGRLDGAIGYSELRTGTKPAGAHQIAIDGAAPSVDTIGTSTYPYREIEYAYTYGSPPADSLASSFLSYLSRGSGQDVIRTHGHLPCATPEGLRICGED
- a CDS encoding adenylosuccinate synthase; this translates as MPALVLLGAQWGDEGKGKATDLLGGSVDYVVRYQGGNNAGHTVVVGDQKYALHLLPSGILSPGCTPVIGNGVVVDPAVLLSELSGLNDRGVDTSKLLISGNAHLITPYNVTVDKVTERFLGKRKIGTTGRGIGPTYADKINRVGIRVQDLYDESILEQKVEAALEQKNQLLAKVFNRRAIEAGKVVEDMLQYAEQIRPYVADTTLILNNAIDEGKVVLFEGGQGTLLDVDHGTYPFVTSSNPTAGGACTGSGVGPTKISRVIGILKAYTTRVGAGPFPTELLDEDGEALRRIGGERGVTTGRDRRCGWFDAPIARYATRVNGLTDFFLTKLDVLTGWEQIPVCVAYEIDGKRVEELPYNQTDFHHAKPIYEMLPGWSEDITKAKTFGDLPKNAQAYVKALEDMSGAPISAIGVGPGRTETIEINSFL
- a CDS encoding diacylglycerol kinase, with the translated sequence MSAAQPPGNGAPHLLVVIDPVARRTDGESVRIAKDVLSAGSHAKICLPDGPEEFARALARRGTRRPVVIGDDRALRRAVALLHREREPAMSALALIPVGAAAALELAHSLGVPMGAVAAARTALDGAVRRLDLLVDDSDGVVLDALRIPALTGAPGTRPDRTGVTAVWDTCRSLVRTLVRPAPSAPPGPPATHRLRVEADGVVLNDLGRPVESVTLTSGCGDGMAEVTIHAPGGDPMTTGAKAVTVSGADFRYRADIQVAGPVRTRTWTIRAGAWGLMLPVAEG